A window from Argopecten irradians isolate NY chromosome 3, Ai_NY, whole genome shotgun sequence encodes these proteins:
- the LOC138318081 gene encoding uncharacterized protein yields the protein MGCSQSNEVQKPQTSEPRQQNEGKEKPKTTSSGEEQKERTINRDVIPVFLREETTRVAKTQFLHTHNLQSLCATDEGVWIASSDSTELVEMDNDGERRRSVEMVSGVDGISLSPMSGRLWICCDDSTIREITLPDSADSALEPAQIRFETGCMCIGVTYNEYIIIGTYMDVSIFSQDGETVLSTQNIPGSHIIKPYKITACKKTRRIAVADWDDGVCGGEDVPNVAVFNDRLEFLHRYYGETKLLKKRKSGPTQFLPYDICYDPQGMLLVVDYKIRCINVIDSGGHFLRLLLALPSTTVSPICLSLHNDQLWVGCSDKSLKVYKYKDLEEN from the coding sequence ATGGGTTGCAGTCAAAGCAATGAGGTTCAAAAACCTCAAACTTCGGAACCAAGACAACAAAATGAAGGAAAAGAAAAGCCAAAAACAACAAGTTCTGGTGAGGAACAAAAGGAGAGGACGATTAACAGAGATGTTATTCCTGTGTTTCTCCGTGAGGAGACGACACGTGTGGCAAAAACTCAATTCCTCCACACACATAACCTTCAATCTCTGTGTGCGACAGACGAGGGTGTATGGATCGCCTCGTCGGACAGTACGGAGCTGGTTGAGATGGACAATGACGGGGAGAGGAGACGTTCTGTAGAAATGGTCAGTGGAGTCGACGGTATCAGTCTGAGTCCTATGAGTGGACGTTTGTGGATATGCTGTGACGATTCCACTATTCGAGAAATAACACTGCCAGACTCTGCGGACTCCGCACTGGAGCCGGCACAAATACGGTTTGAAACAGGATGTATGTGTATCGGTGTGACATACAATGAGTATATTATAATAGGTACCTATATGGATGTTTCGATTTTTTCACAAGATGGAGAAACCGTTTTATCTACGCAGAATATACCAGGATCTCACATTATAAAACCTTACAAAATCACAGCATGTAAAAAGACGCGTCGGATTGCAGTGGCAGACTGGGACGATGGAGTATGTGGGGGAGAGGATGTCCCTAATGTGGCAGTCTTTAACGACCGTTTAGAGTTCCTACACAGATATTACGGGGAGACAAAATTACTGAAGAAGCGTAAGAGTGGCCCGACCCAGTTCCTGCCATATGACATTTGTTATGACCCTCAGGGTATGCTGCTCGTGGTGGATTATAAGATCCGATGTATCAATGTGATTGACTCTGGGGGTCATTTCCTCCGCCTGTTACTGGCCCTACCCTCCACTACAGTATCACCTATCTGTCTGAGTCTACACAATGATCAGCTCTGGGTCGGCTGCTCAGATAAATCTCTCAAAGTCTACAAGTACAAGGATCTTGAAGAAAACTGA